The Alosa sapidissima isolate fAloSap1 chromosome 8, fAloSap1.pri, whole genome shotgun sequence genome contains a region encoding:
- the LOC121715211 gene encoding uncharacterized protein LOC121715211 isoform X4: MFSVLKYKSIDYVFEATARRKLTLSCLVLPIPYNLNTQDIYLHCGSLPDDAYRKPWIRGNTVSSSSLNMKGSIVEELRSKTLPMDSVEKMSATHTLNEAEALEIVPSSNPASQAYPELEEILWQVTHKKSEADLSLVDDFTKATGSDMSVGHEELLLEESLGSSPLHQFKKHMPTLRVKLSRLKAVLVSDPLQTPVGGSLSEHMIFGRCVPYDVSSCGDTNSSQMRSSVIEGFSKVSPWDEESLMLLEVESCSMHKESFSTSLAYLSSILQVRKEPEGDQVSLVEMLKKVTPAGQQEMHHFRTLDTPSNSLNPLNPLDPKTPVPLRLYPELELDVPFFPARGPERPELRLPNSHLQPKRLPPIYRHWLVSDEEREEVERVLWSSEKQHNAIGGFLLADPPSLERFEKNQPLTDAFKLLGISAPKQDVELTGFPEQLQSLGKGCAEIPEDMTAEPLSIEKRDLVKPEGFTVLSGSEIDDVLREVSGDAGKSPFPNNSAKPTQPPATSVQGKRLAVPSQQEDGTTVKKLIMEKVPWPSEISKPAWERGHQRTPQGTPTKREESVANFSTVRHPPKELPSRTSAPKPVTHSDLLTSFMMLRQQQRMLESSEKTNSSLTSAAGEKNLQVKRFTSQRPTEQVRPGEVGQPQVTGMASSSGPPERGSSSVVQGTHSITSTGQAIRANTPVGQTNRASTPMTSDSKDGKAVAQESTEGDNNNSRVIPVQATESQLLALRAVQAVGEPCFSRALELGLSATGGCRDFSSLDTERSHFLLKQQQKQLSVMPGLEQLYVEVALLHTLVTVKELVLRCGVTRACDYLAKAKTAHETDVLDLLHKKYLILQFHSQKNREPDPKLLELQDVMKSWLQSVDTQQPLSKVLLLISSNSDSMRTPLIGSLSEISGEGVVDAVVSEENCWQVDGKKVLNSLRRSSWVVVCSQHLGPDFPWHAFSVVVEYDSLGHTPWPSICRERNISYVTFATVTPASDPTAPPSSSAHLERIPFTLFVTEGLLDRSSLLQTLESVYNLTMIERSHSPSLKMLGGAHQYAVITVDESSAVLLQEVDELAMERASERVVMRLIALSLQYSCCWLLLHCPSARYSCFSVQILTNLALIYSAVVLFGMKSEEFNVKVLVVSEEEDIARWIYQIAHHSMMSSEADPQSYLDREWLSVLPSQDEGCLMRFPSVSPLVAQIMLKRAPSLHWLLGASLTELQQLLPEVPHKVIKLFTDTTGLYPLGSPAPQSDPVPDPEPQTQLPQTGRASTQDPWASAVQPQASLYSHSPQQDALFHKTSSAGQNDALFHKTSSAGQNDALFHKTSSAGQSDALFHKTSRAGQSDALFHKTSSAGQSDALFHKTSSAGQGDALFHKKEECEQAGSSTAGQSDAFSYRTQDWGQVGNSCAGQSDAIFHRKDVWGQSGAGQTNAIFHRNEDWEQTGNSPAGQTDAHFHRNEDWGQARSSSEVQSDAYFHRKEDWGQKEASQADAFFHQTPDWGQTGNSTGRQRDVFSHKTQDWGKTGNSDLTDAFFQWKNDRGQTENARARQSHDVFHKKDIWEKPGYSDAIQADPFFQRKEDWGHKETGKTNDVFRSRDDWGQTGNSCAVPSNDVFRSKVDWRQTGSTGLHLSSSSFSPTPAATATPPAPQGFQHKRWHMDVKENKFIPRTKQARDWTLRISPKETYSIRETQTTSPFERSFASGHQPSPYFHSQMPATIPCGPTHSIASSPVSRWTGKLISEAYRVTPDGSTPGGARAEQDRKRRAGISPLESPASGFPQTKKGKLFYEKVPGRSDGQTRLRFF; this comes from the exons ATGTTTTCGGTATTGAAGTACAAGTCAATTGACTATGTGTTTGAG GCCACAGCCAGGCGTAAATTAACATTAAGTTGCCTGGTTCTACCAATACCTTACAACCTCAACACTCAAGACATCTATCTTCACTGTGGTTCTCTACCTGATGATGCCTATCGAAAACCATGGATTCGAG GAAACACAGTTTCCTCCAGCAGCCTGAACATGAAGGGATCGATAGTGGAAGAACTAAGATCTAAAACACTACCTATGGATTCTGTAGAAAA AATGAGCGCTACTCACACTCTGAATGAAGCGGAAGCTTTGGAGATAGTCCCCAGCTCCAATCCTGCTTCCCAGGCCTATCCTGAGTTGGAGGAGATCCTTTGGCAGGTCACCCACAAAAAGAGTGAGGCTGATTTATCTTTAGTAGATGACTTCACCAAAGCCACAGGAAGTGACATGAGTGTGGGTCATGAAG aGCTCCTGCTTGAGGAATCGCTGGGTAGCTCTCCTCTGCACCAGTTCAAGAAACACATGCCGACTTTAAGAGTCAAACTAAGCCGATTGAAAGCTGTGTTGGTGTCAGACCCACTACAAACTCCAGTGGGAGGTTCCCTGTCTGAGCATATGATTTTTGG GAGATGTGTGCCCTATGATGTCAGTTCATGTGGTGATACAAACAGCTCTCAGATGAGGTCAAGTGTTATAGAAGGGTTTAGCAAAGTGTCACCTTGGGATGAAGAG TCCTTAATGTTGCTTGAAGTGGAATCCTGCAGCATGCACAAAGAATCCTTCAGCACATCTCTAGCCTACCTTTCTAGTATTCTACAAGTAAGAAAAGAACCTGAGGGAGACCAGGTGTCTTTGGTGGAGATGCTTAAAAAAG TGACCCCAGCAGGTCAACAGGAAATGCATCATTTTAGAACCCTTGACACTCCTAGTAACAGCTTGAATCCTCTCAACCCATTAGACCCAAAGACCCCAG TGCCTCTTAGGCTGTACCCAGAGCTGGAGTTGGATGTACCCTTCTTCCCAGCTCGTGGCCCTGAGCGGCCTGAGCTGCGGTTGCCCAACAGTCACCTTCAACCGAAGCGTTTGCCCCCCATCTACAGGCA TTGGCTAGTGTCAGATGAGGAACGAGAGGAGGTAGAGCGGGTTCTGTGGTCCTCAGAGAAACAGCATAACGCCATAGGAGGTTTTCTTCTGGCTG ATCCTCCTAGTCTTGAGCGTTTTGAGAAGAACCAACCACTGACTGATGCCTTCAAGCTCTTGGGCATCTCAGCACCAAAACAAGATGTTGAACTCACTGGATTCCCTGAACAGCTCCAGTCTCTGGGAAAAGGCTGCGCTGAAATTCCAGAGGATATGACAGCTGAGCCACTCAGTATTGAGAAAAGGGATTTGGTTAAGCCGGAGGGCTTCACAGTGCTGTCAGGCTCAGAGATTGATG ATGTTCTGAGAGAAGTCTCTGGAGATGCGG GTAAATCCCCATTTCCTAATAATTCAGCGAAACCCACGCAGCCTCCCGCCACTTCTGTCCAGGGGAAGCGGCTAGCGGTACCCTCTCAGCAGGAGGATGGGACCACTGTGAAGAAACTCATCATGGAGAAGGTGCCGTGGCCCTCTGAGATCTCAAAGCCTGCCTGGGAGCGTGGGCACCAGAGAACGCCTCAAGGCACCCCAaccaagagagaggagagtgtggcCAACTTCTCTACAGTGAGACACCCTCCAAAGGAGCTTCCCAGCAGAACTTCAGCGCCCAAGCCAGTGACGCACTCTGACCTTTTGACATCTTTCATGATGCTCAGACAACAGCAGCGTATGCTGGAGTCTTCGGAGAAGACCAACTCCAGCCTGACAAGTGCAGCAGGAGAAAAAA ATTTACAGGTAAAGAGGTTCACCAGCCAGAGACCCACAGAGCAGGTGAGGCCAGGTGAGGTCGGTCAGCCTCAGGTGACGGGGATGGCGTCCTCATCAGGCCCTCCAGAGAGAGGCAGCTCCTCCGTCGTCCAGGGAACCCATAGTATCACCTCTACAGGTCAGGCCATCAGAGCAAACACTCCTGTCGGTCAGACTAACAGAGCAAGTACTCCCATGACTTCAGATAGCAAAGATGGCAAGGCTGTGGCTCAGGAATCCACTGAGGGGGACAATAACAACAGCAGGGTCATACCTGTTCAGGCTACAG agagccAGCTGCTGGCCCTGCGGGCGGTGCAGGCGGTGGGCGAGCCGTGCTTCTCTAGGGCGCTGGAGCTGGGCCTGAGTGCCACCGGTGGCTGCAGGGACTTCAGCAGCCTGGACACGGAGCGCAGCCACTTCCTGCTCaaacagcagcagaagcagctcTCCGTCATGCCAG GCCTGGAACAGCTGTATGTGGAGGTGGCTTTGCTGCACACCCTCGTCACTGTGAAGGAGCTGGTGCTTCGGTGTGGAGTCACCAGAGCTTGTG ATTACCTGGCTAAGGCCAAAACTGCCCACGAGACAGATGTGTTAGACCTGCTGCACAAAAAGTACCTGATCTTGCAGTTCCACagccagaagaaccgggagccaGACCCAAAACTCCTGGAGCTCCAGGATGTGATGAAATCATGGCTGCAGTCTGTTGACACTCAGCAGCCCCTTTCAAAA GTGCTCTTACTGATTTCTAGCAACTCGGACTCTATGAGGACGCCGCTGATTGGAAGTCTTAGTGAGATATCAG GAGAGGGTGTGGTGGACGCAGTTGTGTCTGAAGAAAACTGCTGGCAGGTGGATGGCAAGAAGGTGTTGAACAG CCTGAGGCGTAGcagctgggtggtggtgtgcagCCAGCACCTGGGTCCTGACTTTCCCTGGCATGCCTTCTCTGTGGTGGTGGAGTACGACAGCCTGGGCCACACGCCCTGGCCCTCCATCTGCAGGGAGAGGAACATCAGCTATGTTACCTTCGCCACCGTCACCCCTGCCTCTG ACCCCACAGCCCCCCCATCTTCATCAGCTCATCTGGAGAGAATCCCTTTCACGCTGTTTGTGACTGAAGGTCTGCTGGATCGCTCATCTTTACTGCAGACCCtggagtctgt GTATAACCTGACCATGATAGAAAGGAGCCACTCTCCCTCGCTGAAGATGCTCGGGGGAGCTCATCAATATGCTGTGATTACAGTCGACGAGAGCAGCGCGGTGCTCCTGCAG GAGGTGGACGAGCTGGCGAtggagcgagcgagtgagcggGTGGTGATGCGTTTGATCGCCCTCTCCCTGCAATACAGCTGCTGTTGGCTCCTCCTGCATTGCCCCAGCGCCCGCTACtcatg CTTCTCTGTGCAAATTTTGACCAACTTGGCATTAATCTACTCAGCTGTGGTACTCTTTGGAATGAAGTCTGAAGAATTCAACGTCAAG GTTTTGGTCGTATCAGAGGAGGAGGATATTGCCAGATGGATTTACCAGATAGCCCATCACAGCATGATGTCATCAGAGGCCGACCCTCAGAGTTATCTGGACAGAGAGTGGCTATCGGTGCTGCCCTCACAG GATGAGGGCTGTCTGATGCGTTTCCCCAGTGTAAGTCCGCTGGTGGCCCAGATCATGCTGAAGAGGGCCCCCTCCCTGCACTGGCTCTTGGGAGCCTCCCTCACAGAGCTCCAGCAGCTGCTGCCTGAGGTCCCTCACAAAGTCATCAAG CTCTTCACAGACACCACAGGTCTGTATCCTCTGGGCTCCCCTGCTCCCCAGTCTGACCCCGTGCCTGACCCCGAGCCCCAGACCCAGCTCCCTCAGACGGGGCGGGCCAGCACACAGGACCCCTGGGCTTCAGCCGTCCAACCGCAGGCGTCCCTCTACAGCCACAGTCCCCAGCAAGATGCCCTCTTCCACAAGACTTCCAGTGCTGGTCAGAACGATGCCCTCTTCCACAAGACTTCCAGTGCTGGTCAGAACGATGCCCTCTTCCACAAGACTTCCAGTGCTGGTCAGAGCGATGCCCTCTTCCACAAGACTTCCCGTGCTGGTCAGAGCGATGCCCTCTTCCACAAGACTTCCAGTGCTGGTCAGAGCGATGCCCTCTTCCACAAGACTTCCAGTGCTGGTCAGGGCGATGCCCTCTTTCATAAGAAAGAGGAATGTGAACAAGCAGGGAGTTCTACAGCCGGTCAGAGTGATGCGTTCTCCTACAGGACACAGGATTGGGGGCAAGTAGGGAATTCCTGTGCTGGTCAGAGTGATGCCATATTCCACAGGAAAGACGTCTGGGGGCAATCAGGAGCAGGTCAGACCAATGCCATTTTCCATAGGAATGAGGATTGGGAGCAAACAGGGAATTCCCCTGCCGGTCAGACTGATGCACATTTCCATAGGAACGAGGATTGGGGGCAAGCAAGGAGTTCTTCAGAAGTTCAGAGTGATGCCTATTTCCACAGAAAAGAGGATTGGGGGCAAAAAGAAGCCAGTCAGGCCGATGCCTTTTTTCACCAGACACCGGATTGGGGGCAAACAGGGAATTCCACTGGACGTCAGAGGGATGTCTTTTCCCACAAGACACAGGATTGGGGGAAAACTGGGAATTCCGATCTGACTGATGCCTTTTTCCAGTGGAAAAATGATAGGGGGCAAACAGAGAATGCCAGGGCTCGTCAGAgtcatgatgtcttccacaagAAAGATATTTGGGAGAAACCAGGGTATTCCGATGCAATTCAGGCTGATCCATTTTTCCAAAGGAAAGAGGATTGGGGGCATAAAGAAACAGGTAAGAC CAATGATGTCTTCCGCAGCAGAGATGATTGGGGGCAGACAGGGAATTCCTGCGCTGTTCCGAGCAATGATGTCTTCCGCAGTAAAGTGGATTGGAGGCAAACAGGGAGCACTGGACTACATTTGAGCAGCAGCTCTTTCAGTCCtactccagcagcaacagcaacacctcCAGCTCCACAGGGCTTCCAGCATAAGCGCTGGCACATGGACGTCAAAGAGAACAAGTTCATCCCACGCACAAAACAAGCACGTGATTGGACGTTGAGGATTTCACCAAAGGAGACTTATTCGATAAGGGAAACACAAACCACAAGCCCGTTTGAGAGAAGCTTTGCCAGTGGGCACCAACCTTCGCCGTACTTCCATAGTCAGATGCCCGCTACCATACCCTGTGGCCCGACCCACAGCATCGCCTCGTCCCCGGTGTCGCGTTGGACGGGCAAACTGATCTCCGAGGCCTACCGCGTCACACCGGACGGCAGCACGCCAGGGGGCGCGAGGGCTGAGCAGGACAGGAAGAGGAGAGCGGGGATATCTCCGCTGGAGAGCCCAGCCTCAG GATTCCCACAAACCAAGAAGGGAAAGCTGTTCTATGAGAAGGTTCCTGGCAGAAGTGATGGACAGACAAGACTGAGGTTTTTCTGA
- the LOC121715211 gene encoding uncharacterized protein LOC121715211 isoform X2, which produces MFSVLKYKSIDYVFEATARRKLTLSCLVLPIPYNLNTQDIYLHCGSLPDDAYRKPWIRGNTVSSSSLNMKGSIVEELRSKTLPMDSVEKMSATHTLNEAEALEIVPSSNPASQAYPELEEILWQVTHKKSEADLSLVDDFTKATGSDMSVGHEELLLEESLGSSPLHQFKKHMPTLRVKLSRLKAVLVSDPLQTPVGGSLSEHMIFGCVPYDVSSCGDTNSSQMRSSVIEGFSKVSPWDEESLMLLEVESCSMHKESFSTSLAYLSSILQVRKEPEGDQVSLVEMLKKVTPAGQQEMHHFRTLDTPSNSLNPLNPLDPKTPVPLRLYPELELDVPFFPARGPERPELRLPNSHLQPKRLPPIYRHWLVSDEEREEVERVLWSSEKQHNAIGGFLLADPPSLERFEKNQPLTDAFKLLGISAPKQDVELTGFPEQLQSLGKGCAEIPEDMTAEPLSIEKRDLVKPEGFTVLSGSEIDDVLREVSGDAGKSPFPNNSAKPTQPPATSVQGKRLAVPSQQEDGTTVKKLIMEKVPWPSEISKPAWERGHQRTPQGTPTKREESVANFSTVRHPPKELPSRTSAPKPVTHSDLLTSFMMLRQQQRMLESSEKTNSSLTSAAGEKNLQVKRFTSQRPTEQVRPGEVGQPQVTGMASSSGPPERGSSSVVQGTHSITSTGQAIRANTPVGQTNRASTPMTSDSKDGKAVAQESTEGDNNNSRVIPVQATESQLLALRAVQAVGEPCFSRALELGLSATGGCRDFSSLDTERSHFLLKQQQKQLSVMPGLEQLYVEVALLHTLVTVKELVLRCGVTRACDYLAKAKTAHETDVLDLLHKKYLILQFHSQKNREPDPKLLELQDVMKSWLQSVDTQQPLSKVLLLISSNSDSMRTPLIGSLSEISGEGVVDAVVSEENCWQVDGKKVLNSLRRSSWVVVCSQHLGPDFPWHAFSVVVEYDSLGHTPWPSICRERNISYVTFATVTPASDPTAPPSSSAHLERIPFTLFVTEGLLDRSSLLQTLESVYNLTMIERSHSPSLKMLGGAHQYAVITVDESSAVLLQEVDELAMERASERVVMRLIALSLQYSCCWLLLHCPSARYSCFSVQILTNLALIYSAVVLFGMKSEEFNVKVLVVSEEEDIARWIYQIAHHSMMSSEADPQSYLDREWLSVLPSQDEGCLMRFPSVSPLVAQIMLKRAPSLHWLLGASLTELQQLLPEVPHKVIKLFTDTTGLYPLGSPAPQSDPVPDPEPQTQLPQTGRASTQDPWASAVQPQASLYSHSPQQDALFHKTSSAGQNDALFHKTSSAGQNDALFHKTSSAGQSDALFHKTSRAGQSDALFHKTSSAGQSDALFHKTSSAGQGDALFHKKEECEQAGSSTAGQSDAFSYRTQDWGQVGNSCAGQSDAIFHRKDVWGQSGAGQTNAIFHRNEDWEQTGNSPAGQTDAHFHRNEDWGQARSSSEVQSDAYFHRKEDWGQKEASQADAFFHQTPDWGQTGNSTGRQRDVFSHKTQDWGKTGNSDLTDAFFQWKNDRGQTENARARQSHDVFHKKDIWEKPGYSDAIQADPFFQRKEDWGHKETGKTSDDVFRSRDDWGQTGNSCAVPSNDVFRSRDDWGQTGNSCAVPSNDVFRSKVDWRQTGSTGLHLSSSSFSPTPAATATPPAPQGFQHKRWHMDVKENKFIPRTKQARDWTLRISPKETYSIRETQTTSPFERSFASGHQPSPYFHSQMPATIPCGPTHSIASSPVSRWTGKLISEAYRVTPDGSTPGGARAEQDRKRRAGISPLESPASGFPQTKKGKLFYEKVPGRSDGQTRLRFF; this is translated from the exons ATGTTTTCGGTATTGAAGTACAAGTCAATTGACTATGTGTTTGAG GCCACAGCCAGGCGTAAATTAACATTAAGTTGCCTGGTTCTACCAATACCTTACAACCTCAACACTCAAGACATCTATCTTCACTGTGGTTCTCTACCTGATGATGCCTATCGAAAACCATGGATTCGAG GAAACACAGTTTCCTCCAGCAGCCTGAACATGAAGGGATCGATAGTGGAAGAACTAAGATCTAAAACACTACCTATGGATTCTGTAGAAAA AATGAGCGCTACTCACACTCTGAATGAAGCGGAAGCTTTGGAGATAGTCCCCAGCTCCAATCCTGCTTCCCAGGCCTATCCTGAGTTGGAGGAGATCCTTTGGCAGGTCACCCACAAAAAGAGTGAGGCTGATTTATCTTTAGTAGATGACTTCACCAAAGCCACAGGAAGTGACATGAGTGTGGGTCATGAAG aGCTCCTGCTTGAGGAATCGCTGGGTAGCTCTCCTCTGCACCAGTTCAAGAAACACATGCCGACTTTAAGAGTCAAACTAAGCCGATTGAAAGCTGTGTTGGTGTCAGACCCACTACAAACTCCAGTGGGAGGTTCCCTGTCTGAGCATATGATTTTTGG ATGTGTGCCCTATGATGTCAGTTCATGTGGTGATACAAACAGCTCTCAGATGAGGTCAAGTGTTATAGAAGGGTTTAGCAAAGTGTCACCTTGGGATGAAGAG TCCTTAATGTTGCTTGAAGTGGAATCCTGCAGCATGCACAAAGAATCCTTCAGCACATCTCTAGCCTACCTTTCTAGTATTCTACAAGTAAGAAAAGAACCTGAGGGAGACCAGGTGTCTTTGGTGGAGATGCTTAAAAAAG TGACCCCAGCAGGTCAACAGGAAATGCATCATTTTAGAACCCTTGACACTCCTAGTAACAGCTTGAATCCTCTCAACCCATTAGACCCAAAGACCCCAG TGCCTCTTAGGCTGTACCCAGAGCTGGAGTTGGATGTACCCTTCTTCCCAGCTCGTGGCCCTGAGCGGCCTGAGCTGCGGTTGCCCAACAGTCACCTTCAACCGAAGCGTTTGCCCCCCATCTACAGGCA TTGGCTAGTGTCAGATGAGGAACGAGAGGAGGTAGAGCGGGTTCTGTGGTCCTCAGAGAAACAGCATAACGCCATAGGAGGTTTTCTTCTGGCTG ATCCTCCTAGTCTTGAGCGTTTTGAGAAGAACCAACCACTGACTGATGCCTTCAAGCTCTTGGGCATCTCAGCACCAAAACAAGATGTTGAACTCACTGGATTCCCTGAACAGCTCCAGTCTCTGGGAAAAGGCTGCGCTGAAATTCCAGAGGATATGACAGCTGAGCCACTCAGTATTGAGAAAAGGGATTTGGTTAAGCCGGAGGGCTTCACAGTGCTGTCAGGCTCAGAGATTGATG ATGTTCTGAGAGAAGTCTCTGGAGATGCGG GTAAATCCCCATTTCCTAATAATTCAGCGAAACCCACGCAGCCTCCCGCCACTTCTGTCCAGGGGAAGCGGCTAGCGGTACCCTCTCAGCAGGAGGATGGGACCACTGTGAAGAAACTCATCATGGAGAAGGTGCCGTGGCCCTCTGAGATCTCAAAGCCTGCCTGGGAGCGTGGGCACCAGAGAACGCCTCAAGGCACCCCAaccaagagagaggagagtgtggcCAACTTCTCTACAGTGAGACACCCTCCAAAGGAGCTTCCCAGCAGAACTTCAGCGCCCAAGCCAGTGACGCACTCTGACCTTTTGACATCTTTCATGATGCTCAGACAACAGCAGCGTATGCTGGAGTCTTCGGAGAAGACCAACTCCAGCCTGACAAGTGCAGCAGGAGAAAAAA ATTTACAGGTAAAGAGGTTCACCAGCCAGAGACCCACAGAGCAGGTGAGGCCAGGTGAGGTCGGTCAGCCTCAGGTGACGGGGATGGCGTCCTCATCAGGCCCTCCAGAGAGAGGCAGCTCCTCCGTCGTCCAGGGAACCCATAGTATCACCTCTACAGGTCAGGCCATCAGAGCAAACACTCCTGTCGGTCAGACTAACAGAGCAAGTACTCCCATGACTTCAGATAGCAAAGATGGCAAGGCTGTGGCTCAGGAATCCACTGAGGGGGACAATAACAACAGCAGGGTCATACCTGTTCAGGCTACAG agagccAGCTGCTGGCCCTGCGGGCGGTGCAGGCGGTGGGCGAGCCGTGCTTCTCTAGGGCGCTGGAGCTGGGCCTGAGTGCCACCGGTGGCTGCAGGGACTTCAGCAGCCTGGACACGGAGCGCAGCCACTTCCTGCTCaaacagcagcagaagcagctcTCCGTCATGCCAG GCCTGGAACAGCTGTATGTGGAGGTGGCTTTGCTGCACACCCTCGTCACTGTGAAGGAGCTGGTGCTTCGGTGTGGAGTCACCAGAGCTTGTG ATTACCTGGCTAAGGCCAAAACTGCCCACGAGACAGATGTGTTAGACCTGCTGCACAAAAAGTACCTGATCTTGCAGTTCCACagccagaagaaccgggagccaGACCCAAAACTCCTGGAGCTCCAGGATGTGATGAAATCATGGCTGCAGTCTGTTGACACTCAGCAGCCCCTTTCAAAA GTGCTCTTACTGATTTCTAGCAACTCGGACTCTATGAGGACGCCGCTGATTGGAAGTCTTAGTGAGATATCAG GAGAGGGTGTGGTGGACGCAGTTGTGTCTGAAGAAAACTGCTGGCAGGTGGATGGCAAGAAGGTGTTGAACAG CCTGAGGCGTAGcagctgggtggtggtgtgcagCCAGCACCTGGGTCCTGACTTTCCCTGGCATGCCTTCTCTGTGGTGGTGGAGTACGACAGCCTGGGCCACACGCCCTGGCCCTCCATCTGCAGGGAGAGGAACATCAGCTATGTTACCTTCGCCACCGTCACCCCTGCCTCTG ACCCCACAGCCCCCCCATCTTCATCAGCTCATCTGGAGAGAATCCCTTTCACGCTGTTTGTGACTGAAGGTCTGCTGGATCGCTCATCTTTACTGCAGACCCtggagtctgt GTATAACCTGACCATGATAGAAAGGAGCCACTCTCCCTCGCTGAAGATGCTCGGGGGAGCTCATCAATATGCTGTGATTACAGTCGACGAGAGCAGCGCGGTGCTCCTGCAG GAGGTGGACGAGCTGGCGAtggagcgagcgagtgagcggGTGGTGATGCGTTTGATCGCCCTCTCCCTGCAATACAGCTGCTGTTGGCTCCTCCTGCATTGCCCCAGCGCCCGCTACtcatg CTTCTCTGTGCAAATTTTGACCAACTTGGCATTAATCTACTCAGCTGTGGTACTCTTTGGAATGAAGTCTGAAGAATTCAACGTCAAG GTTTTGGTCGTATCAGAGGAGGAGGATATTGCCAGATGGATTTACCAGATAGCCCATCACAGCATGATGTCATCAGAGGCCGACCCTCAGAGTTATCTGGACAGAGAGTGGCTATCGGTGCTGCCCTCACAG GATGAGGGCTGTCTGATGCGTTTCCCCAGTGTAAGTCCGCTGGTGGCCCAGATCATGCTGAAGAGGGCCCCCTCCCTGCACTGGCTCTTGGGAGCCTCCCTCACAGAGCTCCAGCAGCTGCTGCCTGAGGTCCCTCACAAAGTCATCAAG CTCTTCACAGACACCACAGGTCTGTATCCTCTGGGCTCCCCTGCTCCCCAGTCTGACCCCGTGCCTGACCCCGAGCCCCAGACCCAGCTCCCTCAGACGGGGCGGGCCAGCACACAGGACCCCTGGGCTTCAGCCGTCCAACCGCAGGCGTCCCTCTACAGCCACAGTCCCCAGCAAGATGCCCTCTTCCACAAGACTTCCAGTGCTGGTCAGAACGATGCCCTCTTCCACAAGACTTCCAGTGCTGGTCAGAACGATGCCCTCTTCCACAAGACTTCCAGTGCTGGTCAGAGCGATGCCCTCTTCCACAAGACTTCCCGTGCTGGTCAGAGCGATGCCCTCTTCCACAAGACTTCCAGTGCTGGTCAGAGCGATGCCCTCTTCCACAAGACTTCCAGTGCTGGTCAGGGCGATGCCCTCTTTCATAAGAAAGAGGAATGTGAACAAGCAGGGAGTTCTACAGCCGGTCAGAGTGATGCGTTCTCCTACAGGACACAGGATTGGGGGCAAGTAGGGAATTCCTGTGCTGGTCAGAGTGATGCCATATTCCACAGGAAAGACGTCTGGGGGCAATCAGGAGCAGGTCAGACCAATGCCATTTTCCATAGGAATGAGGATTGGGAGCAAACAGGGAATTCCCCTGCCGGTCAGACTGATGCACATTTCCATAGGAACGAGGATTGGGGGCAAGCAAGGAGTTCTTCAGAAGTTCAGAGTGATGCCTATTTCCACAGAAAAGAGGATTGGGGGCAAAAAGAAGCCAGTCAGGCCGATGCCTTTTTTCACCAGACACCGGATTGGGGGCAAACAGGGAATTCCACTGGACGTCAGAGGGATGTCTTTTCCCACAAGACACAGGATTGGGGGAAAACTGGGAATTCCGATCTGACTGATGCCTTTTTCCAGTGGAAAAATGATAGGGGGCAAACAGAGAATGCCAGGGCTCGTCAGAgtcatgatgtcttccacaagAAAGATATTTGGGAGAAACCAGGGTATTCCGATGCAATTCAGGCTGATCCATTTTTCCAAAGGAAAGAGGATTGGGGGCATAAAGAAACAGGTAAGACGTCTGATGATGTCTTCCGCAGCAGAGATGATTGGGGGCAGACAGGGAATTCCTGCGCCGTTCCAAGCAATGATGTCTTCCGCAGCAGAGATGATTGGGGGCAGACAGGGAATTCCTGCGCTGTTCCGAGCAATGATGTCTTCCGCAGTAAAGTGGATTGGAGGCAAACAGGGAGCACTGGACTACATTTGAGCAGCAGCTCTTTCAGTCCtactccagcagcaacagcaacacctcCAGCTCCACAGGGCTTCCAGCATAAGCGCTGGCACATGGACGTCAAAGAGAACAAGTTCATCCCACGCACAAAACAAGCACGTGATTGGACGTTGAGGATTTCACCAAAGGAGACTTATTCGATAAGGGAAACACAAACCACAAGCCCGTTTGAGAGAAGCTTTGCCAGTGGGCACCAACCTTCGCCGTACTTCCATAGTCAGATGCCCGCTACCATACCCTGTGGCCCGACCCACAGCATCGCCTCGTCCCCGGTGTCGCGTTGGACGGGCAAACTGATCTCCGAGGCCTACCGCGTCACACCGGACGGCAGCACGCCAGGGGGCGCGAGGGCTGAGCAGGACAGGAAGAGGAGAGCGGGGATATCTCCGCTGGAGAGCCCAGCCTCAG GATTCCCACAAACCAAGAAGGGAAAGCTGTTCTATGAGAAGGTTCCTGGCAGAAGTGATGGACAGACAAGACTGAGGTTTTTCTGA